A DNA window from Zingiber officinale cultivar Zhangliang chromosome 3A, Zo_v1.1, whole genome shotgun sequence contains the following coding sequences:
- the LOC122051347 gene encoding GDT1-like protein 4 isoform X2, translating into MSRAGTGFGLYWIALLLLLVSTSLSALAQDAETDGGDNTSAVLARPLDRRTKILAHPLKKDEDASWEGVVSLEQNGLGVFDAFFSSLSMIIVSEIGDETFIIAALMAMRHPKSIVLSGALSALVVMTVLSTGLGRIVPNLISRKHTNSAATVLYAVFGLRLLYIAWRSGPKASQKKEIEEVEEKLESGQGKSTLRRFFTRFCTPIFLESFILTFLAEWGDRSQIATIALATHKNAIGVAIGATLGHTICTSLAVIGGSMLASKISQRTVAALGGLLFLGFSLSSYFYPPL; encoded by the exons ATGAGTAGGGCTGGCACCGGATTCGGTCTCTATTGGATCGCTCTGCTCCTCCTCCTCGTCTCGACTTCTTTGTCGGCCTTGGCGCAG GACGCGGAGACGGATGGTGGCGATAATACCTCGGCCGTCTTGGCCAGACCGTTGGATCGACGCACGAAA ATATTAGCCCACCCGCTCAAGAAAGATGAGGATGCAAGTTGGGAAGGAGTTGTTTCCCTGGAACAGAATGGGTTGGGTGTCTTTGATGCTTTCTTTTCTAGCTTGTCCATGATCATCGTCAGTGAG ATCGGGGATGAGACCTTTATAATTGCGGCTCTTATGGCAATGCGCCACCCGAAGTCAATTGTCTTGTCTGGTGCACTTAGTGCCCTTGTTGTGATGACG GTACTGTCAACTGGGCTCGGTAGAATTGTGCCCAATTTAATATCAAGGAAGCACACGAATAGTGCTGCTACAG TGCTTTATGCAGTTTTTGGTTTGCGATTACTGTACATTGCCTGGAGATCAGGTCCCAAGGCATCACAGAAGAAGGAAATAGAGGAA GTGGAAGAGAAACTGGAGTCCGGGCAAGGAAAGTCAACATTGCGCCGCTTCTTTACCAGATTTTGCACACCTATATTCTTGGAG TCGTTTATTTTAACCTTTCTGGCCGAATGGGGAGATCGCAGCCAGATAGCAACCATTGCG TTGGCGACCCACAAGAATGCAATTGGAGTTGCAATTGGAGCAACTCTGGGTCACACAATATGCACATCACTGGCAGTGATTGGAGGAAGCATGTTGGCATCCAAAATCTCACAAAGAACCGTCGCCGCCCTTGGCGGCCTTCTCTTTCTTGGATTCTCCTTGTCTTCGTACTTCTACCCTCCATtgtga
- the LOC122053591 gene encoding hypoxanthine-guanine phosphoribosyltransferase-like yields MASPSHPDIERVLWTEDDILGRVAELASQISLDFEGGSPPLVVVGVATGAFLFLADIVKRISLPLRVDFVRVESYGSGTESNGAPRISSDLKLDVEGSRVLVVEDIVDTGHTLSALIAHLRSKGAVSVSVCTFLDKPARRKVRLELVGEGKFYRGFECPDCFVVGYGMDFNELYRNLPYVGVLKPKLYS; encoded by the coding sequence ATGGCTTCGCCGTCGCACCCCGACATCGAGCGAGTCCTTTGGACGGAGGACGACATCCTCGGCCGCGTCGCGGAGCTTGCTTCCCAGATCTCTCTCGACTTCGAGGGCGGTTCGCCGCCGCTCGTAGTGGTGGGCGTCGCCACCGGCGCGTTCCTGTTCCTCGCCGACATCGTCAAGCGCATCTCCCTGCCGCTCCGCGTCGACTTCGTCCGGGTGGAGTCGTACGGGTCGGGCACGGAGTCCAACGGCGCGCCGAGGATTTCGAGCGACCTCAAGCTCGACGTGGAAGGGAGCCGCGTGCTGGTGGTCGAGGACATCGTCGACACGGGGCACACTCTCTCCGCCCTCATCGCGCACTTGCGTTCCAAAGGTGCGGTCTCTGTCTCGGTCTGCACTTTTCTCGATAAACCTGCGAGAAGGAAAGTTCGCCTTGAGCTCGTGGGGGAGGGCAAGTTCTATAGAGGATTCGAGTGCCCTGATTGCTTCGTGGTGGGCTACGGCATGGATTTTAATGAACTCTACAGGAACCTGCCTTACGTTGGAGTTCTGAAGCCCAAGTTATACTCATaa
- the LOC122051347 gene encoding GDT1-like protein 4 isoform X1, with the protein MSRAGTGFGLYWIALLLLLVSTSLSALAQDAETDGGDNTSAVLARPLDRRTKLHLPQILAHPLKKDEDASWEGVVSLEQNGLGVFDAFFSSLSMIIVSEIGDETFIIAALMAMRHPKSIVLSGALSALVVMTVLSTGLGRIVPNLISRKHTNSAATVLYAVFGLRLLYIAWRSGPKASQKKEIEEVEEKLESGQGKSTLRRFFTRFCTPIFLESFILTFLAEWGDRSQIATIALATHKNAIGVAIGATLGHTICTSLAVIGGSMLASKISQRTVAALGGLLFLGFSLSSYFYPPL; encoded by the exons ATGAGTAGGGCTGGCACCGGATTCGGTCTCTATTGGATCGCTCTGCTCCTCCTCCTCGTCTCGACTTCTTTGTCGGCCTTGGCGCAG GACGCGGAGACGGATGGTGGCGATAATACCTCGGCCGTCTTGGCCAGACCGTTGGATCGACGCACGAAA TTGCATTTACCGCAGATATTAGCCCACCCGCTCAAGAAAGATGAGGATGCAAGTTGGGAAGGAGTTGTTTCCCTGGAACAGAATGGGTTGGGTGTCTTTGATGCTTTCTTTTCTAGCTTGTCCATGATCATCGTCAGTGAG ATCGGGGATGAGACCTTTATAATTGCGGCTCTTATGGCAATGCGCCACCCGAAGTCAATTGTCTTGTCTGGTGCACTTAGTGCCCTTGTTGTGATGACG GTACTGTCAACTGGGCTCGGTAGAATTGTGCCCAATTTAATATCAAGGAAGCACACGAATAGTGCTGCTACAG TGCTTTATGCAGTTTTTGGTTTGCGATTACTGTACATTGCCTGGAGATCAGGTCCCAAGGCATCACAGAAGAAGGAAATAGAGGAA GTGGAAGAGAAACTGGAGTCCGGGCAAGGAAAGTCAACATTGCGCCGCTTCTTTACCAGATTTTGCACACCTATATTCTTGGAG TCGTTTATTTTAACCTTTCTGGCCGAATGGGGAGATCGCAGCCAGATAGCAACCATTGCG TTGGCGACCCACAAGAATGCAATTGGAGTTGCAATTGGAGCAACTCTGGGTCACACAATATGCACATCACTGGCAGTGATTGGAGGAAGCATGTTGGCATCCAAAATCTCACAAAGAACCGTCGCCGCCCTTGGCGGCCTTCTCTTTCTTGGATTCTCCTTGTCTTCGTACTTCTACCCTCCATtgtga